CGACATCATCGAAATCAATGTGACCAACCTCGCCGGCGTGCCGTCCATCGTCTATGGCCTGCTGGCGCTCGGCTTGTTCGTCTACAAGTTCGGTTTTGGCCAGAGCGTGCTGTCGGCCGGCCTGACATTGGGCTTGCTGATTCTGCCTGTCGTCATTGTGGCAACCCGCGAATCGATCCGTGCCATTCCGCAGATGGTGCGTGAAGGCTCGTATGCCTGCGGCGCGACGACCTGGCAGACGGTAAAGGACCACATCCTGCCGTATTCGAGCGCCGGCATCCTGACCGGCATCATCATCGGCATGGCGCGCGCGATCGGTGAAACCGCGCCCATCATCACGATCGGCGCATTGACCTTCATCGCTTTCCTGCCGCCGTCGCCGATCGGCGAGGTTGCGCCCTACATCAACTTCGACTGGCTGTTCGCACCCTTCACGGTGATGCCGATCCAGATGTTCAACTGGACATCGCGCCCGGAAGCCGCCTTCCAGGCCAACGCAGCCGCCGCCGGATTCGTGCTGGTGCTGATGACGCTGGCCATGAACGGCACTGCAATCTGGCTGCGCTACCGTCTGCGCCGCAACATCAAGTGGTAAGCGGCTTCGCCCCCTGCATTCTGAGAGATCCGACATGAATACCGTGACCGAC
The sequence above is a segment of the Methyloversatilis sp. RAC08 genome. Coding sequences within it:
- the pstA gene encoding phosphate ABC transporter permease PstA is translated as MNQQDIQAIRAIITRHKRWDLLFGLIGVLALMVGVLTFTALFADMAMKGWERLDYDFMTNFPSRRAGSAGILSAWVGTILVMLVTAMSAVPLGVAAGIYLEEYAPKNWVTDIIEINVTNLAGVPSIVYGLLALGLFVYKFGFGQSVLSAGLTLGLLILPVVIVATRESIRAIPQMVREGSYACGATTWQTVKDHILPYSSAGILTGIIIGMARAIGETAPIITIGALTFIAFLPPSPIGEVAPYINFDWLFAPFTVMPIQMFNWTSRPEAAFQANAAAAGFVLVLMTLAMNGTAIWLRYRLRRNIKW